The nucleotide window CTCCTATAAACTCCGCGGGGCCTACAATCTCATGGTCCACTTGACGCCCGCGGAGCGCGCGCGCGGGGTGGTGGCAGCCTCGGCCGGCAACCACGCCCAGGGGGTGGCGCTCGCGGCCCAGCACCTCGGCGTCGCGGCGCTCATCGTGATGCCGAAGACCACCCCCGAGATCAAGATCGCGGCGGTGCGCAGACTCGGCGCCGAGATCGTCCTGCACGGGAACACCTATGACGACGCCTGCGAGCATGCCCACCGGCTGCAAGCAGAGCGCGGCCTGTGCTTCGTCCACCCCTACGACCATCCGCTGGTGATCGCCGGACAGGGCACGGTCGGAAAGGAGATCCTGGAGCAGCGCGCGGGCGATCTCGACATCATCTTCGTACCGGTCGGCGGGGGCGGCCTCATCGCCGGTGTGGCGGCCTACGTGAAACACCTGCTCCCCGACATCCGGGTGATTGGTGTCGAGTGCGACGAGGCCCCGAGCATGAAGCGGGCGCTGGAGATGGGCGAGCGCATCGTCCTGGACCGCATCGGCACCTTCGCCGACGGCGCGGCGGTGCGGCAGGTGGGCGAGGAGCCGTTTCGCATCGCCCGCGCCTGGGTCGATGAGGTCCTCGCGGTCAGCGTCGATGAGATCTGCTCGGCGGTCAAGGACACCTTCGAGGACACCCGTTCCATCGCCGAGCCGGCCGGTGCCCTGGCGCTCGCCGGGCTCAAGCAGTACGTGGCACGGGAGCGCGTCTCGAACCAGGACCTGGTCGCGATCTTCAGCGGCGCCAACGTCAACTTCGATCGGCTGCGGCATATCGCCGAACTGGCCGCCCTTGGCGAGCACCGCGAGGCCCTCTTGGGCGTTACCATCCCCGAGCGGCCGGGGAGCTTTCGCTCCTTTTGCCATGCCTTGGGGCCGCGCGCCATCACCGAATTCAACTACCGTTATGCCGACGCCCAAGAGGCGCACGTCTTCACCGGCGTGCAGTTGCGCGGCGGGGTGGCGGAGAAGAACGCCTTGATCGCCGCGCTCAGCGACAAGGGCTACCGGGTCGCGGACCTCTCCAACAACGACATGGCCAAGCTGCACGTGCGTTACATGGTGGGCGGCCCTGCCGCCCGGCTCTGCGATGAGCGGCTGTTTCGCTTCGAGTTCCCCGAGCGCCCGGGCGCGCTCCTGCATTTCCTGACGCAGCTCGACGATCGCTGGAACATCAGCCTGTTCCACTATCGGAACCACGGCGCGGCCTACGGGCGCGTGCTGATGGGGATCCAGGTACCCGCGGCGCACGCGGCGGCGTTTCAGGCGTTTCTCGACCGCCTGGGCCTCGTGCACGTCGAGGAGACCGGCAATCCTGCCTACGCCATGTTTCTACATTGAGCGTGCCTGCCCCGGGCGGGCGCGGCACCCGCGTGGTTTGTCCATGTTGAGCTTGACTGACTGCCCAAGGCCATGACAGGAGCAACCGGGCTTCGTGAGGCAGTGGTCGCCGCCGCCCGTGCGCTCCACCGCTCTGGGCTCGCGGAGGGGACCTCCGGCAATATTAGTGTACGCTCGGGCAGTGCGCGCTCGGGCAGTGCGCGCTCGGGCGAGGGTTTCTTCATCACCCCGACCGGCGTGCCTTACGAGGGACTCGGCGCCGAACAGATCGTCGAGTGCGGAGCCGAGGGGATCGTGGCCCAAGCCCAGACCCAGCGGCCTTCCAGCGAATGGCGCATCCACCGGGACATCTACCGATGCCGACCCGAGATCGGCGCGGTCATCCACACGCATTCGCCCCACGCCACGGCGCTGGCGTGTTGCCGGCTCGGGATCCCGCCGTTTCACTACATGGTAGCCCGCGCCGGCTCCGCGGGGATCCCCTGTGCGCCTTATGCCACTTTCGGAACACAGTTGCTCTCGGACCACGTGCTTGGAGCCCTCGAGGGACGCAGGGCCTGTCTCATGGCCAACCACGGGGTGATTGCGGTAGGCGCTGATCTGGACCACGCCTTGGAGGTGACGAGGGAGGTCGAGTCCCTGGCGAAGATCTACAGTCTGGCGCTGCAGATCGGCAGGCCGGTGCTCCTATCCGCCGAGGAGATGCAGGATGTCCGGCGTCGGTTTCGCACCTACGGTCAAGGCGAGAAGGGGCTTCGCGACTGATGTCCAACGTCGCACACCTTGCGGTTGCATCACGAGCTGGCCACCGTAGGGGCGGGTTGGAAGCCCGCCTCTACCAATCTTGTCGCCGGAGGTAGCGCAGCGGGATCCGGGGCGGTGCATCCCGGTACGCCACTGAAGTCGGTCGCGCCGGGCGGTGCGACGCCGCTCAGGTCTTCTGGCGGGTCATCCCGACGGTGGTGCTGTCATCGGG belongs to Pseudomonadota bacterium and includes:
- the ilvA gene encoding threonine ammonia-lyase, biosynthetic; amino-acid sequence: MLSHYVKLILTARVYDVARKTPLDPAPELSRRLGNRVWIKREDLQPVFSYKLRGAYNLMVHLTPAERARGVVAASAGNHAQGVALAAQHLGVAALIVMPKTTPEIKIAAVRRLGAEIVLHGNTYDDACEHAHRLQAERGLCFVHPYDHPLVIAGQGTVGKEILEQRAGDLDIIFVPVGGGGLIAGVAAYVKHLLPDIRVIGVECDEAPSMKRALEMGERIVLDRIGTFADGAAVRQVGEEPFRIARAWVDEVLAVSVDEICSAVKDTFEDTRSIAEPAGALALAGLKQYVARERVSNQDLVAIFSGANVNFDRLRHIAELAALGEHREALLGVTIPERPGSFRSFCHALGPRAITEFNYRYADAQEAHVFTGVQLRGGVAEKNALIAALSDKGYRVADLSNNDMAKLHVRYMVGGPAARLCDERLFRFEFPERPGALLHFLTQLDDRWNISLFHYRNHGAAYGRVLMGIQVPAAHAAAFQAFLDRLGLVHVEETGNPAYAMFLH
- a CDS encoding class II aldolase/adducin family protein, yielding MTGATGLREAVVAAARALHRSGLAEGTSGNISVRSGSARSGSARSGEGFFITPTGVPYEGLGAEQIVECGAEGIVAQAQTQRPSSEWRIHRDIYRCRPEIGAVIHTHSPHATALACCRLGIPPFHYMVARAGSAGIPCAPYATFGTQLLSDHVLGALEGRRACLMANHGVIAVGADLDHALEVTREVESLAKIYSLALQIGRPVLLSAEEMQDVRRRFRTYGQGEKGLRD